From the genome of Geminocystis herdmanii PCC 6308, one region includes:
- a CDS encoding cytochrome b/b6 domain-containing protein, with translation MTEKLSKSQPYQPLLLRIIHNSQGIFAVIAMITAFWTYNTYDGRFGKISWLPDWQEIEGIHGTFGLFALLILPFFVVYTVHRGNKKLIQENSFIQLKLINKPIWWYSLHRVVNTLMIFSLTFATFTGKMMDEKWLPQGELNHFWYYLHLISLLILILTIGFHILSSIKIGGYPLLISMIEWHIREKDNWNLWLNNLKVFTENWRKIIKTEWAKLSPHFKILELTILLIIIGSWILSILK, from the coding sequence ATGACAGAAAAATTATCTAAATCACAACCTTATCAACCATTATTATTAAGAATAATCCATAATTCTCAAGGAATATTTGCGGTGATAGCAATGATTACAGCTTTTTGGACTTATAACACCTATGATGGTAGATTCGGTAAAATATCGTGGCTTCCAGATTGGCAAGAAATTGAAGGAATCCATGGCACTTTTGGCTTATTTGCCTTATTAATATTACCTTTTTTTGTAGTTTATACTGTTCATCGAGGCAATAAAAAACTTATTCAAGAAAATAGTTTTATTCAACTAAAATTAATCAATAAACCAATTTGGTGGTATTCCCTTCATCGTGTAGTCAATACCCTAATGATTTTTTCCCTAACTTTTGCTACTTTTACCGGGAAAATGATGGATGAAAAATGGTTGCCTCAAGGTGAATTAAATCATTTTTGGTACTATTTACATTTAATCTCATTACTCATCCTCATATTAACTATAGGTTTTCACATTTTATCTAGTATTAAAATAGGCGGTTATCCTTTACTTATTTCCATGATTGAATGGCACATTAGAGAAAAAGATAATTGGAATTTATGGCTTAATAATCTTAAAGTTTTTACGGAAAATTGGCGAAAAATTATCAAAACAGAATGGGCAAAATTATCTCCCCATTTCAAAATATTAGAATTAACTATTTTGCTGATTATTATAGGCAGTTGGATTTTATCTATATTAAAATAA
- a CDS encoding serine/threonine protein kinase, whose product MFKPLSDLVKSFGNESGNLLANRYQLVHQIGRGAMGQVYKAIDKSSGNIIVAIKFLSQALLDEKMRSRFETEAKISALLGEHSNHIVKVKDYGIGNDQVPFYVMEYMEGEDLDQLVKKKSLSIARFLYLTRQICLGLECAHNGILINGQLAPIIHRDIKPSNIFLAKNTDKNTIVKILDFGIAQVHDPSQGTTQQHFMGTPEYCSPEQMAEEELAPTSDIYSLGVLMYQMLSQKKPIMAENRTFQSWYKAHQELTPQPLPSYLQLPQNLDSLIMKCLAKSPLDRPQNIGEILRVITPLEREYNKPNGEDNSFGYSAVRTPQNRESLSLQQLYLTSNWPSDKPRKKIVFPCLTDSQEGEFSSLWTMLESEEVNIFQPKTTLCFNHFMFQLNPHPMILWVNLLYNRNYEPKWLPCYLDLKTETGNQISNNLVNKGLYYILLFELGKPTQYKQLLTVKISLDKTKQLQEFIDKSLSFRGENQSELSKITLKKQFESVKNTILSAINKSKI is encoded by the coding sequence ATGTTTAAACCACTATCAGATTTAGTAAAATCTTTTGGCAATGAATCAGGTAATTTATTGGCAAATCGTTATCAGTTGGTTCATCAAATTGGTAGGGGCGCCATGGGGCAAGTATATAAAGCGATCGACAAATCCTCTGGAAATATCATTGTCGCCATTAAATTCTTATCTCAGGCATTGCTAGACGAAAAAATGCGATCGAGATTTGAGACAGAAGCCAAAATCAGCGCACTACTAGGGGAGCATAGTAATCATATTGTCAAGGTAAAAGATTATGGCATCGGCAATGATCAAGTACCCTTTTATGTAATGGAATATATGGAAGGAGAGGATTTAGATCAATTAGTCAAGAAAAAATCCTTATCTATCGCCAGATTTTTATATTTAACCCGTCAAATTTGTTTAGGGTTAGAATGCGCCCATAACGGTATTTTAATTAATGGACAATTAGCCCCCATTATTCATAGAGATATTAAGCCCAGTAATATATTTTTAGCCAAAAATACCGACAAAAATACGATCGTCAAAATATTAGACTTTGGTATCGCTCAAGTTCATGATCCCAGTCAAGGCACAACACAACAACACTTCATGGGAACACCAGAATACTGTTCTCCCGAACAAATGGCCGAAGAAGAATTAGCACCCACATCAGATATTTATAGTTTAGGGGTGTTAATGTATCAAATGTTGAGTCAAAAAAAGCCCATTATGGCAGAAAATAGGACTTTTCAATCATGGTATAAAGCTCATCAAGAACTTACCCCTCAACCTCTCCCTAGTTATCTACAATTACCTCAAAATTTAGACTCTTTAATCATGAAGTGTCTAGCAAAATCACCCCTCGATCGACCTCAAAATATAGGAGAAATTTTAAGAGTTATTACTCCCCTAGAAAGAGAATATAATAAACCTAATGGAGAAGATAATTCCTTTGGTTATTCCGCCGTTAGAACTCCACAAAACAGAGAAAGTTTATCATTACAACAACTATATTTAACAAGTAATTGGCCCAGCGATAAACCTCGAAAAAAAATAGTTTTTCCCTGCTTAACCGATTCTCAAGAAGGAGAATTTTCTAGTTTATGGACAATGTTAGAATCAGAAGAAGTTAATATATTTCAACCGAAAACAACCCTCTGTTTTAATCATTTTATGTTTCAACTAAACCCCCATCCAATGATATTATGGGTAAACTTATTATATAACCGCAATTATGAACCAAAATGGTTGCCCTGCTACCTTGATTTAAAAACAGAAACAGGTAATCAAATTAGTAATAATTTAGTTAATAAAGGCTTGTATTATATTTTATTATTTGAATTAGGAAAACCCACTCAGTATAAACAATTATTAACAGTAAAAATAAGTTTAGATAAAACCAAACAACTGCAAGAATTTATTGATAAAAGTCTTTCTTTTCGAGGAGAAAATCAATCAGAATTAAGTAAAATTACCCTAAAAAAACAGTTTGAATCAGTCAAAAATACCATTTTATCGGCTATCAATAAATCTAAAATATAG